Proteins co-encoded in one Methylomonas albis genomic window:
- a CDS encoding glutathione S-transferase family protein, giving the protein MIKIWGRRSAYNVQKVLWTIGELGLAYQHIDAGGSAGGLDQPDFLAMNPHGRIPVLVDGDLTVWESNSIVRYLCANYSRGNLWAEAPAKRSLAERWMDWELATLQPDFLDLFWGFYRTPEALRDQKKIQHASLRCQKHFALLDTHLAEQAFVAGDAFSMGDIPVATSLYRYFEMGIPTPEIPNVRRWYSTLCERKAFREHIMTSFDELYARQTF; this is encoded by the coding sequence ATGATTAAAATTTGGGGAAGACGCAGCGCGTACAATGTGCAAAAGGTGTTATGGACTATTGGTGAGCTAGGTTTGGCATATCAACATATCGATGCCGGCGGCAGCGCGGGCGGTCTCGATCAGCCCGATTTTCTGGCGATGAATCCGCATGGCCGTATTCCGGTATTGGTCGATGGTGACCTGACAGTCTGGGAGTCCAACAGCATTGTCCGCTATTTGTGCGCCAATTACAGTCGCGGTAATTTGTGGGCCGAAGCGCCGGCAAAACGCTCGTTGGCGGAGCGCTGGATGGACTGGGAGCTGGCAACACTGCAGCCCGATTTTCTGGATTTGTTTTGGGGATTTTACCGGACCCCGGAAGCACTGCGGGATCAGAAGAAAATTCAGCATGCCTCGTTGCGCTGCCAAAAACATTTTGCCCTCTTGGATACGCATCTTGCCGAACAGGCTTTCGTGGCGGGCGATGCGTTCAGTATGGGCGATATTCCCGTCGCCACCTCGCTTTATCGATATTTTGAAATGGGGATTCCGACGCCGGAAATTCCGAATGTTCGCAGATGGTACTCTACTCTGTGCGAACGTAAAGCTTTCCGCGAGCATATCATGACGTCGTTCGATGAGCTGTATGCTCGGCAAACGTTTTAA
- a CDS encoding FMN-binding negative transcriptional regulator, producing the protein MYIPKHFDEPRIEVMQALMRDYPLTTLVTLSASGLNANHIPLHWVEEDGSSYGGLRGHIARSNPLWTDFDPQTEVLAVFQAENAYISPSWYASKPQTGKVVPTWNYAAVHAYGKLRIIDDPAWIRRQLQAMTDEFEAGFPEPWSVADAPADFTERLLTQIVGIEISVTRLQGKWKVSQNQPPENRSCVIEALRESGQQAMADLVADAAKH; encoded by the coding sequence ATGTATATCCCCAAACATTTCGACGAACCCAGAATCGAGGTTATGCAAGCCTTGATGCGCGACTATCCGCTGACGACCTTGGTTACCTTGTCCGCCAGCGGCCTGAACGCCAACCACATTCCGCTGCATTGGGTGGAGGAGGACGGTTCGTCTTACGGCGGCTTGCGGGGCCACATCGCCCGCTCGAATCCGCTATGGACGGACTTTGATCCGCAAACCGAAGTACTGGCGGTGTTTCAAGCCGAAAATGCTTACATCTCGCCGTCCTGGTATGCGAGCAAACCGCAAACCGGCAAGGTGGTGCCCACCTGGAACTACGCCGCCGTGCATGCTTACGGCAAGCTACGGATTATCGACGACCCGGCCTGGATTCGCCGGCAATTGCAGGCCATGACGGATGAGTTCGAAGCCGGTTTCCCAGAACCTTGGTCGGTAGCGGACGCGCCGGCTGATTTTACCGAACGCTTGCTCACGCAGATTGTCGGTATCGAAATTAGCGTAACTCGGCTGCAAGGCAAGTGGAAAGTTAGCCAAAACCAGCCGCCGGAAAACCGCAGCTGCGTGATCGAAGCGTTGCGCGAATCGGGCCAGCAGGCTATGGCCGATTTGGTGGCTGATGCTGCTAAACACTAA
- a CDS encoding glutathione S-transferase family protein, whose translation MFELYIANKNYSSWSLRPWILMRELGIPFIEKLVPFAGTNQANAFRHFSPTGKVPCLIDGETVVWDSLAITEYLAERSPAVWPADAMARTWARCAVAEMHSGFQALRECCTMNCGLRIRLASPSQALAKDLTRLNELWQEGLTRFGGPYLAGPVFTAVDAFFAPVAFRVQTYGLEMDPPARSYVDHLLSLPAMRDWYASALNETWRDEEHDQMARNAGTWLNDFRVVGQ comes from the coding sequence ATGTTCGAACTCTACATCGCCAATAAAAATTACTCGTCATGGTCGCTACGGCCCTGGATACTGATGCGCGAACTCGGCATTCCGTTTATCGAAAAGCTCGTCCCGTTTGCCGGAACGAATCAAGCCAACGCCTTCCGCCATTTTTCGCCAACCGGAAAAGTGCCCTGTCTGATCGACGGCGAAACCGTCGTTTGGGATTCGTTGGCCATTACAGAATACTTGGCGGAGCGAAGCCCGGCGGTTTGGCCGGCCGATGCAATGGCTCGTACCTGGGCACGTTGCGCGGTTGCAGAAATGCACTCCGGGTTTCAGGCGTTGCGGGAGTGTTGCACCATGAATTGCGGATTACGGATTCGCTTGGCATCGCCTTCGCAGGCCTTGGCAAAGGATCTGACGCGGCTGAATGAATTATGGCAAGAGGGCCTAACTCGCTTTGGAGGACCCTACCTGGCCGGGCCGGTGTTTACCGCCGTGGACGCTTTCTTCGCGCCCGTCGCGTTTCGCGTCCAAACCTACGGCTTGGAAATGGATCCGCCTGCGCGCTCGTATGTCGACCATTTGCTATCCTTGCCGGCCATGCGTGACTGGTATGCCTCGGCACTCAACGAGACATGGCGCGACGAAGAGCATGACCAGATGGCCCGAAACGCCGGAACTTGGCTGAACGACTTTCGCGTCGTTGGTCAATAA
- a CDS encoding DUF6624 domain-containing protein: protein MHHSNETLSQELVAMAKNDLSVREALVADGSLGRALYHPRMEAVHIGNAARLADIIEEYGWPGNHLVGEEGAWAAWLIAQHAIGNPPLMRHCLTLLKQAAASNDVMPWQAAFLEDRIRMYEGKPQIYGTQFQPSQNGQLEPYPIEHPESVNDRRLAVGLNTLEERTADLTAQSARENMPTPPDLDQQYQTWLYSVGWRIAS, encoded by the coding sequence ATGCATCACTCAAACGAAACCTTAAGCCAGGAACTGGTGGCGATGGCAAAAAACGACCTGTCGGTACGCGAGGCGTTGGTCGCCGATGGCTCGCTGGGCCGAGCTCTCTACCATCCGCGCATGGAAGCCGTACATATCGGTAATGCCGCTCGTCTTGCGGACATTATCGAAGAATATGGTTGGCCCGGAAACCATCTTGTCGGCGAGGAGGGGGCGTGGGCCGCTTGGTTGATCGCGCAACATGCCATCGGCAATCCGCCATTGATGCGGCATTGCCTGACTTTGCTGAAGCAAGCCGCCGCCAGCAACGACGTGATGCCTTGGCAAGCGGCGTTTCTGGAAGACCGTATTCGCATGTACGAAGGAAAGCCGCAAATTTACGGAACCCAATTTCAACCGAGTCAAAACGGGCAACTCGAACCTTATCCGATTGAGCATCCGGAATCCGTCAACGATAGACGGCTTGCGGTCGGCTTGAATACCCTCGAGGAACGAACCGCCGACTTAACCGCGCAAAGCGCTCGCGAGAATATGCCGACACCGCCCGATTTGGATCAGCAATATCAAACATGGCTTTATTCCGTGGGCTGGAGGATCGCAAGTTGA
- a CDS encoding protein tyrosine phosphatase family protein, producing MNNPIEAENVYHVFDWLWCSAQLSESDIATLPAIGIEAVINLAPPTASNALPGEAELVANQGITYIQIPVAWEHPRLSQLEQFFAVLKAFKRHKVWVHCAKNKRASAFIYLYRRLCLAEEEGAASYPMSEIWTPNPVWQAFIDQAIQHIKGPSAHD from the coding sequence TTGAATAACCCCATTGAAGCTGAAAACGTTTATCATGTATTCGACTGGCTTTGGTGTTCCGCACAGCTGTCAGAGAGCGACATAGCCACACTGCCGGCGATTGGCATAGAGGCAGTGATCAACTTGGCGCCGCCAACGGCCAGCAACGCATTGCCAGGCGAAGCCGAATTGGTTGCGAACCAAGGCATCACTTATATTCAAATTCCCGTGGCGTGGGAACACCCCAGGCTTAGCCAGCTGGAACAATTCTTTGCTGTCCTCAAGGCATTTAAACGACATAAGGTCTGGGTGCATTGCGCAAAAAATAAACGGGCGTCCGCTTTTATTTATCTCTATCGCCGGTTGTGCCTGGCGGAAGAGGAGGGGGCTGCATCTTATCCGATGAGCGAAATCTGGACGCCGAATCCCGTCTGGCAAGCATTCATTGACCAGGCTATTCAACACATTAAAGGGCCATCGGCGCATGATTAA
- a CDS encoding GNAT family N-acetyltransferase, whose product MKPFSVRQATLSDLDALVPLFDAYRRFYGKSSDPHAAKSFLRDRFEHGESVLFLAEQDNRATGFVQLYPSFSSVSLARTYILNDLFVDAGFRRQGIAGRLMAAAVEYAAALGAVRLSLSTAVINTEAQALYRRTGWTRDEQFYVYHLPIPAIEPLND is encoded by the coding sequence ATGAAGCCATTTTCCGTTCGCCAAGCCACGCTGTCCGACCTGGATGCACTCGTTCCGTTATTCGACGCTTACCGCCGGTTTTACGGTAAATCTAGCGATCCGCATGCGGCGAAATCGTTTTTGCGGGATCGATTCGAACACGGCGAATCGGTATTGTTCCTGGCCGAGCAGGACAATAGAGCCACCGGCTTTGTTCAGCTTTACCCCAGCTTTTCGTCCGTCTCGCTGGCTCGAACCTACATTCTCAACGATCTATTTGTCGATGCCGGATTTCGTAGACAAGGTATTGCCGGTCGGCTCATGGCTGCGGCAGTCGAATATGCAGCCGCCTTAGGGGCAGTCCGCCTGAGCTTGTCGACGGCAGTAATCAACACCGAGGCACAGGCACTTTATCGAAGAACCGGTTGGACGCGTGACGAACAGTTTTATGTCTATCATTTGCCGATACCGGCCATTGAACCTTTAAACGACTAA
- a CDS encoding tautomerase family protein, producing MQPDKTSVAKSLKSQGVEMPSVLIEVRRQYTPAQGIALMEAVHMALREAFKIVPGDKNVRLIVHEPHRFAYPPAREQADFYTHISIDAFAGRSLDAKRNLYKAIVTNLEPFGIPPDHVKILLREIPTENWGIRGGLAGCDVDLGFKVDV from the coding sequence TTGCAACCAGACAAGACGTCGGTTGCCAAATCGCTGAAAAGCCAAGGAGTAGAAATGCCAAGTGTGCTGATTGAAGTCCGTCGCCAATATACGCCAGCGCAAGGAATTGCCCTGATGGAAGCCGTGCACATGGCTTTACGCGAAGCGTTCAAAATTGTCCCGGGTGATAAGAATGTTCGACTTATTGTGCATGAACCGCATCGCTTCGCCTATCCGCCTGCGAGAGAGCAAGCGGATTTTTATACCCATATCAGCATAGACGCCTTTGCAGGCCGCTCGCTTGATGCCAAGCGAAATCTGTACAAAGCCATAGTGACCAATCTCGAGCCATTTGGCATACCTCCTGATCATGTGAAGATTTTGCTGAGAGAAATCCCCACAGAGAATTGGGGTATTCGAGGCGGGCTAGCGGGTTGCGATGTTGATCTGGGTTTTAAAGTTGACGTGTAA
- a CDS encoding GFA family protein, which yields MIKKVGNTIINAKHSATCHCGAVELELDLPDGIVDPRRCDCSLCRRKGAIMASVPLSGLKVVKGQEFLKLYQFNTMSAKHYFCSICGIYTHHQRRSAPSLYGYNVACLEGVNPFELGEVRTGDGINHPADRQR from the coding sequence ATGATCAAAAAAGTAGGCAACACCATCATCAACGCCAAACACAGCGCCACCTGCCATTGCGGTGCGGTGGAACTCGAACTCGATCTTCCCGACGGCATCGTCGATCCGCGCCGTTGCGATTGTTCGTTATGTCGGCGCAAAGGCGCAATTATGGCGTCGGTGCCGCTTTCGGGATTAAAGGTCGTTAAAGGTCAAGAGTTCTTGAAGCTTTACCAATTCAACACCATGAGCGCCAAGCATTATTTTTGCTCGATTTGCGGAATTTATACCCACCACCAACGCCGATCCGCGCCTAGCTTGTACGGTTACAACGTCGCCTGCCTGGAAGGTGTTAATCCCTTTGAACTGGGGGAAGTGCGAACCGGTGATGGTATAAATCATCCTGCTGATAGGCAGAGATAA
- a CDS encoding alpha/beta fold hydrolase, protein MALFRGLEDRKLKPSNRLGHCSHGMNHPTFRRCLRYCFFGSAIVSLTALAGAVYQTGTTVADLAAFPPPGQMIAVNGLNLHLYCLGSGSPTLILEAGLGENVLSWYPVHAKLAQTMRVCAYDRPGLGWSDPVDAAIQPEEVAENLKALLHNGGIAPPFVLIGHSRGGIYVRAFYHRFPEQTQGIVLVDSTHEQSPMHQYPYAVWDYRKQALQIAIAEPLSRLGIVRLLGIVDADRRPSPLPAEILAAKTAIQNRTDTAHAVVNEIAVMRQGLDPATPPPGSLSNLPLLVLTAGNLVNLAIVAREAVRSGKDVETEKALAEIQQAEQDDLARLSSHSRHIIVSNSGHFIMQDRADEFVGVVREFVKAFNLTSGSNRQHHSSAGLIPTGKIDG, encoded by the coding sequence ATGGCTTTATTCCGTGGGCTGGAGGATCGCAAGTTGAAACCCAGCAACCGGCTTGGGCATTGTTCGCATGGCATGAACCATCCAACTTTTCGGCGGTGTTTACGCTACTGTTTTTTCGGCTCGGCCATCGTCAGTCTCACCGCACTTGCGGGAGCCGTTTACCAAACCGGAACAACCGTAGCCGACCTGGCCGCATTCCCACCGCCAGGGCAGATGATTGCGGTCAACGGCTTGAATCTCCATCTTTACTGCCTGGGTTCCGGTTCGCCAACGTTGATTCTCGAAGCGGGCCTAGGCGAAAACGTGTTGAGCTGGTATCCGGTTCACGCCAAGCTTGCCCAGACTATGCGCGTTTGCGCCTACGACCGCCCAGGCCTGGGCTGGAGCGACCCCGTCGACGCCGCCATCCAGCCGGAAGAAGTGGCTGAAAACCTGAAGGCCTTATTGCACAACGGCGGCATTGCGCCACCGTTTGTGCTGATCGGCCATTCGCGGGGCGGAATTTACGTGCGTGCTTTCTATCACCGGTTTCCCGAGCAGACGCAAGGTATCGTCCTCGTGGATTCGACGCATGAACAAAGCCCCATGCATCAGTATCCCTACGCCGTCTGGGATTATCGGAAACAAGCCCTGCAAATTGCAATTGCGGAACCGTTGTCGCGGCTTGGTATCGTCAGGCTGCTGGGCATCGTAGACGCTGACCGCAGGCCATCTCCGCTACCGGCTGAAATCCTGGCCGCGAAAACCGCAATACAAAACCGCACCGATACCGCTCATGCGGTGGTCAATGAAATTGCCGTGATGCGCCAAGGGCTCGATCCAGCGACTCCGCCGCCAGGCAGTTTAAGCAATCTCCCGTTATTGGTTCTAACCGCCGGCAACCTGGTGAATTTGGCTATAGTCGCGCGCGAAGCGGTGAGATCGGGCAAAGATGTCGAAACGGAAAAGGCGCTTGCCGAAATTCAACAGGCCGAACAAGATGACTTGGCCCGACTGTCCAGCCATTCGCGGCATATCATCGTCAGCAACAGCGGCCATTTCATCATGCAGGATCGAGCCGATGAATTTGTCGGCGTGGTGCGCGAATTCGTGAAAGCGTTCAATTTGACATCGGGTAGCAACCGCCAACACCATTCTTCCGCCGGGCTTATACCGACCGGCAAAATAGATGGTTAA